A single Fundidesulfovibrio soli DNA region contains:
- the rpoC gene encoding DNA-directed RNA polymerase subunit beta', producing the protein MSLDDLFSMRGTAATQLSSRTLKAIKISIASPEKIREWSFGEVKKPETINYRTFKPERDGLFCAKIFGPVKDYECNCGKYKRMKHRGIVCEKCGVEVIASKVRRERMGHIELAAPVAHIWFLKTLPSKIGTLLDMTMVDLEKVLYFDSYVVMDPKETNLTRLQVISEDQYLQIIDHYGEDAVTVGMGAEVVRSFLEELDLPKLRTELREESLTTRSQTKKKKIIKRLKIVEAFLESGNRPEWMVMEVIPVIPPELRPLVPLDGGRFATSDLNDLYRRVINRNNRLKRLLELGAPDIIIRNEKRMLQEAVDALFDNGRRGRAITGTNGRPLKSLSDMIKGKQGRFRQNLLGKRVDYSGRSVIVVGPKLRLHQCGLPKKMALELFKPFIYAKLEERGLATTIKTAKKMVEREELVVWDILEDVVREYPIMLNRAPTLHRLGIQSFEPTLVEGKAIQLHPLVCAAYNADFDGDQMAVHVPLSVEAQIECRVLMMSTNNILSPANGNPIIVPSQDIVLGLYYLTVERSFQEGEGKLFANPMECITAHHAGVVHLHARVKVRMDGQMVLTSPGRIMVGELLPEGVPFELVNCVLNKKTIARLVGEVYRIAGTKATVILCDQLKALGYEYATRAGCSIGVKDLTIPARKAEILDKSTREVEEIELQYAEGIITRTEKYNKVVDVWTKATNDVASEMMRDISTDLMTDPKTGKQERNTSFNAIFMMTHSGSRGNPDQMRQLAGMRGLMAKPSGEIIETPITSNFREGLSVAQYFISTHGARKGLADTALKTANSGYLTRRLVDVVQDVIITELDCGTVDGLEIKHYEKSGEIKQRLAERALGRTTMFDVFDANDEVAIPANTIVDETVAMKIEELGLPNLTIRSTLTCQSGHGVCAMCYGRDLARGHLVNVGETVGIIAAQSIGEPGTQLTMRTFHIGGTAAREIEKSSIPAQNNGRVVLHRMKSVKNQDGASIVLGKSGQVSIVDDQGREREKYSLPSGARLAVVDGQMVKKDEILAEWDPFNEPFVTDVEGTVKFTDILEGKTYQEKVDDTTKKATQTIIEYRTTPYRPTITVVGDDGVPKIRPNTTSPAVFQLPVGAIIMIRDGEQVKAGDVLARKPRESSKTKDIVGGLPRVAELFEVRKPKDLAVVSEIDGIVSFGSETKGKRKVIVTPETGDAKEYLVPRGKHITAQEGDFVEAGESLTEGNPELHDILKIKGEKTLARYLVEEIQDVYRFQGVNINDKHIEIIVRQMLKKVSITDSGETNFLIGEQVDKAKFMEENNRVIREGMRPAMAEPLVLGITQASLTTDSFISAASFQETTKVLTEASLMGKEDHLRGLKENVIVGRLIPAGTGYRRYMETEIEVPDQPERPDKFLDEIEEVHTLVD; encoded by the coding sequence ATGTCCTTGGACGACCTGTTCAGCATGCGGGGAACGGCGGCCACTCAGCTCTCCAGCCGGACGCTGAAGGCCATCAAGATCTCCATAGCTTCGCCCGAGAAGATCCGCGAGTGGAGCTTCGGCGAGGTCAAGAAGCCCGAGACCATCAACTACCGCACCTTCAAGCCGGAGCGCGACGGCCTGTTCTGCGCCAAGATCTTCGGCCCCGTGAAGGATTACGAGTGCAACTGCGGCAAGTACAAGCGCATGAAGCATCGCGGCATCGTCTGCGAGAAGTGCGGCGTGGAGGTCATCGCCTCCAAGGTCCGCCGCGAGCGCATGGGCCACATCGAGCTTGCCGCGCCCGTTGCCCATATATGGTTCCTGAAGACCCTGCCTTCCAAGATCGGCACCCTGCTCGACATGACCATGGTGGATCTTGAGAAGGTGCTTTACTTCGACTCCTACGTGGTCATGGACCCCAAGGAGACCAACCTCACCCGCCTGCAGGTGATCTCGGAGGACCAGTACCTCCAGATCATCGACCATTATGGCGAGGACGCCGTGACCGTGGGCATGGGCGCCGAGGTCGTGCGCTCCTTCCTGGAGGAGCTCGACCTGCCCAAGCTGCGGACCGAGCTGCGCGAGGAGTCCCTGACCACGCGCTCCCAGACCAAGAAGAAGAAGATCATCAAGCGCCTCAAGATCGTCGAGGCCTTCCTGGAGAGCGGCAACAGGCCCGAGTGGATGGTCATGGAAGTCATTCCGGTCATCCCGCCCGAGCTGCGCCCCCTGGTCCCCCTGGACGGCGGCCGCTTCGCCACCTCGGACCTGAACGACCTCTACCGCCGCGTCATCAACCGCAACAACCGCCTGAAGAGGCTGTTGGAGCTCGGCGCGCCGGACATCATCATCCGCAACGAGAAGCGCATGCTTCAGGAAGCGGTGGACGCCCTGTTCGACAACGGCCGCCGCGGCCGGGCCATCACCGGCACCAACGGTCGCCCGCTAAAGTCCCTCTCGGACATGATCAAGGGCAAGCAGGGCCGCTTCCGCCAGAACCTTCTGGGCAAGCGCGTCGACTACTCCGGCCGTTCCGTCATCGTGGTGGGCCCCAAGCTGCGCCTGCACCAGTGCGGCCTGCCCAAGAAGATGGCCCTGGAGCTGTTCAAGCCCTTCATCTACGCCAAGCTGGAGGAGAGGGGCCTGGCCACCACCATCAAGACCGCCAAGAAGATGGTGGAGCGCGAAGAGCTGGTGGTCTGGGACATCCTTGAGGATGTGGTGCGCGAGTACCCCATCATGCTCAACCGCGCCCCGACCCTGCACCGCCTGGGCATCCAGTCCTTCGAGCCGACCCTGGTCGAGGGCAAGGCCATCCAGCTGCACCCGCTGGTCTGCGCGGCCTACAACGCGGACTTCGACGGCGACCAGATGGCCGTGCACGTGCCTCTCTCCGTGGAGGCGCAGATCGAGTGCCGCGTGCTGATGATGAGCACCAACAACATCCTCTCGCCCGCCAACGGCAACCCGATCATCGTGCCCTCGCAGGACATCGTGCTCGGCCTGTACTATCTCACCGTGGAGCGCTCCTTCCAGGAGGGCGAGGGCAAGCTCTTCGCCAACCCCATGGAGTGCATCACCGCGCACCACGCCGGGGTCGTGCACCTGCACGCCCGCGTCAAGGTGCGCATGGACGGCCAGATGGTGCTCACCAGCCCCGGCCGGATCATGGTGGGCGAGCTGCTGCCCGAAGGCGTGCCCTTCGAGCTGGTGAACTGCGTGCTCAACAAGAAGACCATCGCCCGCCTGGTGGGCGAGGTCTACCGCATCGCGGGCACCAAGGCGACGGTCATCCTCTGCGACCAGCTCAAGGCCCTGGGCTACGAGTACGCCACCCGCGCCGGCTGCTCCATCGGCGTGAAGGACCTGACCATCCCGGCGCGCAAGGCCGAGATCCTGGACAAGTCCACCCGCGAAGTGGAGGAGATCGAGCTCCAGTACGCCGAGGGCATCATCACCCGCACAGAGAAGTACAACAAGGTCGTGGACGTCTGGACCAAGGCCACCAACGACGTCGCCTCCGAGATGATGCGCGACATCTCCACCGACCTGATGACCGACCCCAAGACCGGCAAGCAGGAGCGCAACACCTCCTTCAACGCCATCTTCATGATGACGCACTCCGGTTCGCGCGGTAACCCCGACCAGATGCGCCAGCTCGCGGGCATGCGCGGCCTGATGGCCAAGCCTTCCGGCGAAATCATCGAGACGCCCATCACCTCGAACTTCCGCGAGGGCCTCTCGGTGGCGCAGTACTTCATCTCCACCCACGGCGCTCGTAAGGGCCTGGCCGACACCGCGCTCAAGACCGCGAACTCGGGCTACCTGACCCGCCGCCTCGTCGACGTGGTGCAGGACGTGATCATCACCGAGCTGGACTGCGGCACCGTGGACGGCCTGGAGATCAAGCACTACGAGAAGTCGGGCGAGATCAAGCAGCGCCTGGCCGAGCGCGCCCTGGGCCGCACCACCATGTTCGACGTGTTCGACGCCAACGACGAGGTTGCCATCCCGGCCAACACCATCGTTGACGAGACCGTGGCCATGAAGATCGAGGAGCTGGGCCTGCCCAACCTGACCATCCGCTCCACGCTGACCTGCCAGTCCGGCCACGGCGTGTGCGCTATGTGCTACGGGCGCGACCTGGCCCGCGGGCACCTGGTCAACGTGGGCGAGACCGTGGGCATCATCGCCGCGCAGTCCATCGGCGAGCCCGGCACCCAGCTGACCATGCGTACCTTCCACATCGGCGGTACGGCGGCGCGTGAAATCGAAAAGTCCTCCATCCCGGCCCAGAACAACGGCCGCGTGGTGCTGCACCGCATGAAGTCGGTCAAGAACCAGGACGGGGCCTCCATCGTGCTCGGCAAGTCCGGCCAGGTGTCCATCGTGGACGACCAGGGCCGCGAGCGCGAGAAGTACTCCCTGCCCTCGGGCGCGCGCCTGGCTGTCGTGGACGGCCAGATGGTCAAGAAGGATGAGATCCTGGCCGAGTGGGACCCCTTCAACGAGCCCTTCGTCACCGACGTCGAAGGCACCGTCAAGTTCACCGACATCCTGGAAGGCAAGACCTACCAGGAGAAGGTGGACGACACGACCAAGAAGGCCACCCAGACCATCATCGAATACCGCACCACCCCCTACCGCCCCACCATCACCGTGGTGGGCGACGACGGGGTGCCCAAGATCAGGCCCAACACCACCAGCCCGGCCGTGTTCCAGCTGCCCGTGGGCGCGATCATCATGATCCGCGACGGCGAGCAGGTGAAGGCGGGCGACGTGCTGGCGCGCAAGCCCCGCGAATCCTCCAAGACCAAGGACATCGTGGGCGGCCTTCCCCGCGTCGCCGAGCTCTTCGAGGTGCGCAAACCCAAGGATCTTGCCGTGGTCTCCGAGATCGACGGCATCGTGTCCTTCGGGTCCGAGACCAAGGGCAAGCGCAAGGTGATCGTGACCCCCGAGACCGGCGACGCCAAGGAATACCTGGTGCCGCGCGGCAAGCACATCACCGCCCAGGAAGGCGACTTCGTGGAGGCGGGCGAGTCCCTGACCGAGGGCAACCCCGAACTGCACGACATCCTCAAGATCAAGGGCGAGAAGACCCTGGCCCGCTACCTGGTGGAAGAAATCCAGGACGTGTATCGGTTCCAGGGCGTTAACATCAACGACAAGCACATCGAGATCATCGTCCGCCAGATGCTCAAGAAGGTGTCCATCACCGACTCGGGCGAGACCAACTTCCTCATCGGGGAGCAGGTGGACAAGGCCAAGTTCATGGAGGAGAACAACCGCGTGATCCGCGAAGGCATGCGGCCCGCCATGGCCGAGCCGCTGGTTCTGGGCATCACCCAGGCCAGCCTCACCACGGACTCCTTCATCTCCGCGGCCTCCTTCCAGGAGACCACCAAGGTGCTCACCGAAGCCTCCCTCATGGGCAAGGAAGACCACCTGCGCGGCCTCAAGGAGAACGTCATCGTCGGCCGCCTCATCCCGGCCGGTACCGGCTACCGCCGCTACATGGAGACCGAGATCGAAGTGCCCGACCAGCCCGAGCGCCCGGACAAGTTCCTGGACGAGATCGAGGAGGTCCACACTCTGGTGGACTAG
- the rpsL gene encoding 30S ribosomal protein S12, with product MPTINQLIRKERMKQTKRKKTPALQACPQRRGVCTRVYTTTPKKPNSALRKVARVRLTNGIEVTSYIPGEGHNLQEHSVVMIRGGRVKDLPGVRYHIVRGTLDTAGVSDRRQSRSKYGAKRPK from the coding sequence ATGCCCACGATCAACCAGCTTATCCGCAAAGAGCGGATGAAGCAGACCAAGCGCAAGAAGACCCCGGCGCTGCAGGCCTGCCCCCAGCGCCGCGGTGTATGCACCCGCGTGTACACCACCACCCCCAAAAAGCCCAACTCGGCCTTGCGCAAGGTCGCACGCGTGCGCCTCACCAACGGCATCGAGGTCACCAGCTACATTCCTGGTGAGGGCCACAACCTTCAGGAACACTCTGTGGTGATGATCCGCGGCGGCCGCGTGAAGGACCTTCCCGGCGTTCGTTACCATATCGTTCGCGGCACCCTCGACACCGCCGGTGTTTCCGACCGCCGTCAGAGCCGCTCCAAGTATGGCGCCAAGCGCCCCAAATAA
- the rpsG gene encoding 30S ribosomal protein S7 — protein sequence MPRKGPVPKRSILPDPIYGSVLMKKFINRLMLDGKKSTAETVFYTAVEMLAEKTQEEPLKAFERALANVKPHMEVKPRRVGGATYQVPMEVRPERQTTLAIRWLINNARSRGEKGMVARLSGELMDAFNNRGGAVKKREDTHRMADANKAFAHYRW from the coding sequence ATGCCCCGCAAAGGTCCCGTTCCCAAGCGCTCCATCCTGCCGGATCCGATTTACGGCAGCGTCCTGATGAAGAAGTTCATCAACCGGCTGATGCTCGACGGCAAGAAGTCCACGGCCGAGACCGTGTTCTACACCGCTGTCGAAATGCTCGCCGAGAAGACGCAGGAAGAGCCCCTGAAGGCCTTCGAGCGCGCTTTGGCCAACGTGAAGCCGCACATGGAAGTCAAGCCCCGCCGCGTCGGTGGCGCCACCTACCAGGTTCCCATGGAAGTGCGCCCCGAGCGCCAGACCACTCTGGCCATCCGCTGGCTCATCAACAACGCCCGCTCCCGGGGCGAGAAGGGCATGGTCGCCCGTCTTTCCGGCGAGCTGATGGATGCCTTCAACAACCGCGGCGGCGCCGTGAAGAAGCGCGAAGATACCCATCGTATGGCCGACGCCAACAAAGCGTTCGCCCATTACCGCTGGTAA
- the fusA gene encoding elongation factor G: protein MSKIVPTERQRNIGIMAHIDAGKTTTTERILFYTGVSHKIGEVHDGQATMDWMVQEQERGITITSAATTCFWRDHRINIIDTPGHVDFTIEVERSLRVLDGAVAVFDAVAGVEPQTETVWRQAERYRVPRMCFVNKMDRVGANFDRCVQMVRERLGAKAVPLQIPIGSEDEFKGVVDLILGKALVFDDLSKGKEYNIVDVPAELKDEYDALRLEMIEAIAEEDDTLMEKYLGGEELTPEEIRVGIRKATISLSIVPVLCGSAFKNKGVQPLLDAVVDFLPCPTDIPAIVGMNPDNEEESIECPCDYTKPLAALAFKLMSDPFIGHLTFLRIYSGKIESGMTVLNAATGKKERIGRLLKMHANKREDIKEAYAGDIVAAVGLKLTSTGETLCEEKHPVVLESLNIPEPVIEVAIEPKTKADRDTLSQALVKLAKEDPSFRVKTDEETNQTLIAGMGELHLEIIVDRLMREFNVNANVGAPQVAYRETITKPIKHENRYVKQTGGRGQYAHVVLEVGPKEDGGYEFVNSIVGGVIPKEYIPAVDKGIQNAMKAGVLAGFPVVDIKINLTFGSYHEVDSSEQAFYICGSQAFKEACRAAGPVLLEPIMSVEVVTPEEHLGDVMGDLNGRRGRVSNLEARAGSQVIRAHVPLSNMFGYATDLRSRTQGRATFTMQFDHYEQVPASLAEEIIKKK, encoded by the coding sequence GTGTCCAAGATTGTCCCCACCGAGCGCCAGCGCAATATCGGCATTATGGCCCATATTGACGCGGGCAAGACGACCACTACCGAGCGCATCCTTTTCTACACCGGCGTCTCGCACAAGATCGGCGAAGTTCATGACGGCCAGGCCACCATGGACTGGATGGTTCAGGAGCAGGAGCGCGGAATCACCATTACTTCCGCCGCCACCACCTGCTTCTGGCGCGATCACCGCATCAACATCATCGACACCCCCGGCCACGTGGACTTCACCATCGAAGTCGAGCGTTCCCTGCGCGTGCTCGACGGCGCCGTGGCGGTTTTCGATGCTGTCGCCGGCGTGGAGCCCCAGACCGAGACCGTCTGGCGGCAGGCCGAACGCTACCGCGTTCCCCGCATGTGCTTCGTGAACAAGATGGACCGCGTGGGTGCCAACTTCGACCGTTGCGTGCAGATGGTGCGCGAGCGCCTGGGCGCCAAGGCCGTTCCGCTGCAGATTCCCATCGGCAGCGAAGACGAGTTCAAGGGCGTCGTGGACTTGATCCTGGGCAAGGCTCTGGTTTTCGACGACCTCTCCAAGGGCAAGGAGTACAACATCGTTGACGTTCCCGCGGAACTCAAGGACGAGTACGACGCCCTGCGCCTGGAGATGATCGAGGCCATCGCCGAGGAAGACGATACCCTCATGGAGAAGTACCTCGGCGGCGAGGAGCTCACCCCCGAGGAAATCCGCGTCGGCATCCGCAAGGCCACCATCAGCCTCTCCATCGTGCCTGTGCTCTGCGGCTCGGCATTCAAGAACAAGGGCGTGCAGCCCCTGCTCGACGCCGTGGTGGACTTCCTGCCCTGCCCCACGGACATTCCCGCCATTGTCGGCATGAACCCCGACAATGAGGAAGAGAGCATCGAGTGCCCCTGCGACTACACCAAGCCGCTGGCCGCTCTGGCCTTCAAGCTCATGAGTGACCCCTTCATCGGTCACCTGACCTTCCTGCGCATCTATTCCGGCAAGATCGAGTCCGGCATGACCGTGCTCAACGCCGCCACCGGCAAGAAGGAGCGCATCGGCCGCCTGCTCAAGATGCACGCCAACAAGCGTGAGGACATCAAGGAAGCATACGCCGGCGACATCGTCGCCGCGGTGGGCCTGAAGCTGACCTCCACCGGCGAGACCCTCTGCGAGGAGAAGCACCCCGTTGTGCTCGAGTCGCTGAACATCCCGGAGCCGGTCATCGAGGTGGCCATCGAGCCCAAGACCAAGGCCGACCGCGACACCCTGTCCCAGGCCCTGGTCAAGCTGGCCAAGGAAGACCCTTCCTTCCGCGTCAAGACCGACGAGGAGACCAACCAGACCCTGATCGCCGGTATGGGCGAGCTGCACCTGGAAATCATCGTCGACCGCCTCATGCGCGAGTTCAACGTGAACGCCAACGTCGGCGCCCCCCAGGTCGCCTACCGCGAGACCATCACCAAGCCGATCAAGCATGAGAACCGCTACGTCAAGCAGACCGGCGGCCGCGGCCAGTACGCGCATGTTGTCCTTGAAGTCGGCCCCAAGGAAGACGGCGGATACGAATTCGTCAACTCCATCGTTGGCGGCGTCATCCCCAAGGAATACATTCCCGCGGTGGACAAGGGCATCCAGAACGCCATGAAGGCCGGCGTCCTGGCCGGGTTCCCCGTGGTGGACATCAAGATCAATCTGACCTTCGGCTCCTACCATGAGGTGGACTCCTCCGAACAGGCGTTCTACATCTGCGGTTCGCAGGCTTTCAAGGAAGCTTGCCGCGCCGCCGGTCCCGTCCTGCTCGAGCCCATCATGAGCGTGGAGGTCGTGACCCCCGAGGAGCACCTCGGCGACGTCATGGGCGACCTGAACGGCCGCCGCGGCCGCGTGTCGAACCTGGAAGCGCGTGCGGGATCGCAGGTCATCCGCGCCCACGTGCCGCTCTCCAACATGTTCGGCTACGCCACGGATCTGCGCTCGCGCACCCAGGGCCGCGCCACGTTCACCATGCAGTTCGACCACTACGAGCAGGTTCCTGCCAGCCTGGCCGAAGAAATCATCAAGAAGAAATAG
- the tuf gene encoding elongation factor Tu, giving the protein MGKAKFERNKPHVNIGTIGHIDHGKTTLTAAITKLSHMRGFGEYVAFDQIDKAPEEKERGITISTAHVEYQTATRHYAHVDCPGHADYIKNMITGAAQMDGAILVVAATDGPMPQTREHILLARQVGVPHLVVFMNKCDLVDDAELLELVELEVRELLTKYGFPGDDIPVIKGSALKALEADDAKSPDAAPIFELLDACDSYFPEPQRDIDKPFLMPIEDVFSISGRGTVVTGRVERGTVKVGEEVAIVGIKETVKTTCTGVEMFRKLLDQGQAGDNVGVLLRGIKREDVERGQVLAKPGSITPHKKYKAEVYILNKEEGGRHTPFFSGYRPQFYFRTTDVTGVVTLNEGVEMVMPGDNATFNVELIAPIAMETGLRFAIREGGRTVGAGVVTEIME; this is encoded by the coding sequence ATGGGTAAGGCCAAATTCGAGCGCAATAAGCCGCACGTCAACATCGGCACCATCGGTCATATCGACCACGGCAAGACCACGCTGACTGCCGCCATCACCAAGCTGTCGCACATGCGCGGCTTCGGCGAGTACGTGGCCTTCGACCAGATCGACAAGGCTCCCGAAGAGAAGGAGCGCGGCATCACGATTTCCACGGCGCACGTGGAATACCAGACCGCGACCCGTCACTACGCCCACGTGGACTGCCCCGGCCACGCCGACTACATCAAGAACATGATCACCGGCGCCGCTCAGATGGACGGCGCGATCCTGGTGGTCGCCGCCACCGACGGCCCCATGCCCCAGACCCGTGAGCACATCCTGCTCGCCCGTCAGGTCGGCGTGCCCCACCTGGTGGTATTCATGAACAAGTGCGACCTGGTGGACGACGCCGAACTGCTGGAGCTGGTGGAGCTGGAAGTCCGCGAGCTGCTGACCAAGTACGGCTTCCCCGGCGACGACATCCCGGTGATCAAGGGCTCCGCCCTGAAGGCCCTTGAGGCGGACGACGCCAAGAGCCCCGACGCCGCCCCGATCTTCGAGCTGCTGGACGCCTGCGACTCCTACTTCCCCGAGCCGCAGCGCGACATCGACAAGCCGTTCCTGATGCCCATCGAGGACGTGTTCTCCATCTCCGGCCGCGGCACCGTCGTGACCGGTCGTGTCGAGCGCGGCACCGTGAAGGTCGGCGAGGAAGTCGCCATCGTCGGCATCAAGGAAACCGTGAAGACCACCTGCACGGGCGTCGAAATGTTCCGCAAGCTTCTAGACCAGGGCCAGGCCGGCGACAACGTCGGTGTGCTGCTGCGCGGCATCAAGCGTGAGGACGTGGAGCGCGGTCAGGTTCTGGCCAAGCCCGGTTCCATCACCCCGCACAAGAAGTACAAGGCCGAGGTCTACATCCTGAACAAGGAAGAGGGCGGCCGCCACACCCCGTTCTTCTCGGGCTACCGTCCGCAGTTCTACTTCCGCACGACCGACGTCACCGGCGTGGTGACCCTGAACGAGGGCGTGGAGATGGTCATGCCCGGCGATAACGCCACTTTCAACGTCGAGCTCATCGCCCCCATCGCCATGGAGACCGGTCTGCGCTTCGCCATTCGCGAAGGCGGCCGCACCGTCGGCGCGGGCGTCGTGACCGAGATCATGGAGTAA
- the rpsJ gene encoding 30S ribosomal protein S10 yields MNSDRIRIKLKAYDYRILDKAVAEIVDTARNTGAGIAGPIPLPTNIHKTTVNRSVHVDKKSREQFEMRVHKRLLDILEPTQQTVDALGKLSLPAGVDVEIKL; encoded by the coding sequence ATGAACAGCGATCGCATCCGGATCAAGCTCAAGGCATACGACTATCGCATTCTGGATAAGGCCGTGGCCGAGATTGTGGATACCGCGCGTAACACCGGCGCGGGCATTGCCGGGCCTATCCCTCTGCCCACCAACATCCACAAGACCACGGTGAACCGCTCCGTGCACGTGGACAAGAAGTCCCGCGAGCAGTTCGAGATGCGTGTTCACAAGCGTCTGCTGGACATTCTTGAACCGACGCAGCAGACCGTCGACGCCCTGGGCAAGCTTTCCCTGCCCGCCGGCGTTGATGTTGAAATCAAGCTTTAA
- the rplC gene encoding 50S ribosomal protein L3, whose amino-acid sequence MAKKTLGIIGRKLGMTRVFSDDGSVVPVTVIAAGPCPVMQIRTQEKDGYTALQLGFDAREEKDLNKPERGHQAKTGKGFYNVLREIRLDSTEGYEAGQEVTVDIFVPGDKIKVTGTSIGKGFQGPMKRHGFGGLRATHGTEKAHRSGGSIGHNTEPGKVMKGKKMAGHMGARTVTCINLEIFEVRPENNLILVKGQVPGHRNGLVMIRKQG is encoded by the coding sequence ATGGCCAAGAAAACCCTTGGCATCATCGGCCGCAAACTGGGCATGACCCGTGTGTTCAGCGACGACGGCTCGGTGGTCCCGGTGACGGTCATCGCCGCCGGCCCCTGTCCGGTGATGCAGATCAGGACCCAGGAGAAGGACGGCTACACCGCCCTCCAGCTTGGGTTCGACGCCCGCGAGGAGAAGGACCTCAACAAGCCCGAGCGCGGCCATCAGGCCAAGACCGGCAAGGGGTTCTACAACGTCCTTCGCGAAATCCGCCTGGACTCCACCGAAGGCTACGAGGCCGGCCAGGAAGTCACCGTGGACATCTTCGTCCCCGGCGACAAGATCAAGGTGACCGGCACCTCCATCGGTAAGGGCTTCCAGGGCCCCATGAAGCGCCACGGGTTCGGCGGCCTCCGCGCCACCCACGGCACCGAAAAGGCCCACCGTTCCGGCGGCTCCATCGGTCATAACACGGAACCCGGCAAGGTCATGAAGGGCAAGAAGATGGCCGGTCACATGGGTGCTCGCACCGTGACCTGCATCAACCTTGAGATCTTCGAAGTCCGGCCCGAAAACAACCTTATCCTGGTCAAGGGCCAGGTCCCCGGCCATCGCAACGGCCTGGTGATGATCCGCAAGCAGGGGTAG
- the rplD gene encoding 50S ribosomal protein L4, whose protein sequence is MATVTVFDQTNKEVGQMDLASEVFEVAVRPEILHLVVRSQLAAKRAGTHMVKTRSTVSGSGSKPWRQKGTGRARSGAKRSIIWKGGAIAHGPQPRSYEFKVNKKIKALALRMALSTKVAEQALIVVDKLDLPEIKTKLFAGLAGNFGLKKALIVLNDSNNNVELSARNLPGIKVVRQDMLNVYDLLKHPQLVMVQGAAQAVQERLK, encoded by the coding sequence ATGGCCACCGTCACAGTTTTTGATCAGACCAATAAGGAAGTGGGGCAGATGGATCTGGCCTCCGAGGTGTTCGAGGTGGCAGTGCGCCCCGAGATCCTGCACCTCGTGGTCCGCTCCCAGCTGGCCGCCAAGCGCGCCGGCACCCACATGGTGAAGACCCGCTCGACCGTGTCCGGCTCCGGCTCCAAGCCCTGGCGCCAGAAGGGCACCGGCCGCGCACGGTCCGGCGCCAAACGCTCCATCATCTGGAAGGGCGGCGCTATCGCTCACGGCCCGCAGCCGCGCAGCTACGAGTTCAAGGTCAACAAGAAGATCAAGGCCCTGGCTCTGCGCATGGCTCTTTCCACCAAGGTGGCCGAACAGGCCCTGATCGTGGTGGACAAGCTGGATCTGCCCGAGATCAAGACCAAGCTGTTCGCAGGCCTGGCCGGCAACTTCGGGCTGAAAAAAGCCTTGATCGTCCTGAACGATTCGAATAACAATGTCGAGCTCTCCGCCCGGAACCTCCCGGGCATCAAGGTCGTTCGGCAGGACATGCTGAACGTTTACGATCTGCTCAAGCACCCCCAACTGGTGATGGTGCAGGGCGCAGCTCAAGCCGTTCAGGAGAGGTTGAAATAG
- the rplW gene encoding 50S ribosomal protein L23: MSYVNILLKPLISEKATKAKEESNQVIFLVAPQSNKIEIKAAVEEAFKVKVTEVNVVRRRPLKRARHGRPTSHVPGYKKAYVTLAEGEKIEFFEGV; encoded by the coding sequence ATGAGCTACGTGAACATCCTTTTGAAGCCTCTGATCTCCGAGAAGGCTACCAAGGCCAAGGAAGAGTCCAACCAGGTCATCTTCCTCGTCGCCCCGCAGTCCAACAAGATCGAGATCAAGGCTGCCGTCGAGGAGGCTTTCAAGGTGAAAGTCACCGAGGTGAACGTGGTTCGTCGGCGCCCCCTGAAGCGCGCCCGCCACGGCCGCCCCACCAGCCATGTCCCCGGCTACAAGAAAGCCTACGTGACCCTGGCCGAGGGCGAAAAGATCGAATTCTTCGAGGGAGTCTAA